The Pseudomonas putida nucleotide sequence CTGCGCAACATCAGAAGCAGCTATGGCGCAGGGCATCCAGTGCCTGTAGACCGCACCGCCAATGGGCGCATGTCCGAGGCCCAAGCAGCCATCGCCTTGTTGAGCCTTAACAACTTCGAACACATTCTTCAGCGCAATAAACAACTGTTTGAGGTCTATGAAAGCGGCTTGGCTGATGTGCCCGGCATTCGGTTAATGCAACCTCAGCGTGTCAGTCGCACAAACTATCAGTATGTCGTTTGCGAAGTCGATGCTGCCACGTTTGGATTGACGAGAGACGAATTGAAAAGCGTATTGCGTGCTGAGAATGTGCTGGCCCGCCGTTACTTCTCGCCGGGCGTGCACCGCTGCCCTCCTTATAAGGATTCCAGACTGCAACCGGACTTACCAGTGACCGATGCTTTGTGCCAGCGAACACTGCAGCTGCCCATTGGTCAGGCCCTCGACCTGAAAGGCGCCGAACGCTTGGTCGAAGTCATTTGCCAAGCGCATCGGCATGCTCAGAAACTGGCCGAAATGTTGAGGGGGTCCATGTGAGGCTGGGAATAATGCAGCCCTACTTCTTCCCGTACTTGGGGCACTTTGCGCTGATCGCCCATACCGATCAGTGGGTAGTATTCGATGTAACTCAGTACACGCCACGGTCGTGGATGAACCGTAATCGAGTCCTGCACCCACAGGCGGGCTGGAATTACATAAGCGCACCTTTGATTCAATCATCGACCACGCTACTGACACGTGAGGCTCGGGTCAAAGACCTCGAAGCTACCCAGCGCAGCGTACTGGGGAAACTCAGCCATTATCGTCGCAAGGCGCCCCACTACGAAGCTGTTGTCGACCTGGTCGCGCAGACTTTTGCCCGCACCCAAAATAATGGATTGGTGCAACTTAATATCGCGGGACTGGTGTCGATTTGCGATTACCTGGGGCTGCCATTCGACTACCAGGTCTGTTCGGAGCTAGGACTGGACTTGGGAACGGTCAACAAACCAGGCGGATGGGCGCCTGAAATCTGCCGCCAGATGGGCGCAGCCTCCTACCTGAACCCGGAAGGTGGGCGAGCGTTATTCGATCCTCAGGATTTTGCCCTGCTAGATATTCAGCTTGAGTTCATGCGATTTGCCAGCGTCGAATACACTACCAACCCTTATGCATTCGAGCCTGGCCTGTCGATTCTGGATGTCATGATGTGGAATGCGCCTGAGCAGATCGCCCAGTTACTGCGCAGTCAGGCTCAAGTGGGAGCCTGACCGTCAGGTAGCATCGCCCCATCCTGAACTTCACCATATTTGAGCCGGTAACGTCGCAGATTTTCCCGCCAGGCCGGCGAACCGAACGCCCCCCCGCTTTCATGAACCACACTCAGTGGCCAAGTCCCCATGCTTAGCCCGTTGCGTTCAGCCTGGCGGCAAAAGTCCATGTCATAGAAGTGGAACGCAAACTGCTCATCGAAATGCACGCCGGCTTGCAGCAGGCGCTCACTATCCGCGGCCAGGAATAATCCATCGAGCAGCTTGCAAGC carries:
- a CDS encoding WbqC family protein gives rise to the protein MQPYFFPYLGHFALIAHTDQWVVFDVTQYTPRSWMNRNRVLHPQAGWNYISAPLIQSSTTLLTREARVKDLEATQRSVLGKLSHYRRKAPHYEAVVDLVAQTFARTQNNGLVQLNIAGLVSICDYLGLPFDYQVCSELGLDLGTVNKPGGWAPEICRQMGAASYLNPEGGRALFDPQDFALLDIQLEFMRFASVEYTTNPYAFEPGLSILDVMMWNAPEQIAQLLRSQAQVGA